In Isosphaera pallida ATCC 43644, the sequence ACACACTCTTACTGAATGTAGTGATGTTCATGGTCTCTCTCACAACGACACCCGTTCTGACCGTCATGTTGGTGGGAGAGGTTCCCGTCACGGATGATCCCTCCGCCGCGGTCAAACCGCCGTTCAATTACGCTGAGGCGATGCAGAAGTCGCTGTATTTCTACGAGGCGCAGCAATCGGGGCGGCTCTCACCCAACAACCGCGTGACCTGGCGGGGCGACGCCTGTTTGACCGACGGTCAAGACCTCGGACGCGACCTCTCAGGAGGCTGGTTCGACGCGGGCGATCACTGGACCGCCAACCTCACCATGTCGTGGGCCGCGTTGTGTCTGGCCACCTCCGCCGATTTCTACCCCAAGGTCTGGAAGCGGGTCGGCCAAATGGATGAGTTACTTGAGGAACTCGTTCATGTCAATGATTACTTCGTCCGCTGCGTGCGAGAACTCGGCGACGCGGCCGAGGCGGTCCGCGACGGCGATTCCATGAAGGGTGCCTTCCTCAACAACTGCCTTCTACCCCGGATCCCCGTCTACAAGAAGGGCGTCAAGATCGGCGGCGACCCGATTTGATCCGATGGTCTGCGTCAAGAGTCAAGATGCACCATTCCACATGGTCTTAGTTTCCATGTCCGTCCGTTCGCGTCACTTGGGATGACGCGAACGGACCCACCAATCTTAACCTTATTCTGCGTTAGCGGTTACCTTCAAGAAGGGCACGAAGTTCGGCCAGGGTTTGGGCGTGGTCGGGATCGTTGGCCCGATTCTTCTGCTCAAGCGGGTCGTTGGCGTGGTCGTAGAGTTCCACGCCATTGGCTCCATCGTCCCAAACCGTGCAACGCCAACGCTCGGTCCGCACACTGCGGCCCTCGAAGCCTGCGCGACGAACTTGGGTGAACGCCGGACGATCCCACGACGCCTTGGGATTGTTGAGCAGGGGACGCAGGCTCGCCCCTGGTAGGTTGGGGGGCGGAGTCAGTCCCGCCAGGTCGGCCAAGGTGGGATACAGGTCGATCAATTCGACCGTGCGTTCGCAGGATTGTCCCTTAGCCTGGTCTGCCACGCCGTAACCGGCGATCACGAGGGGAACCCGCGCGGACTCCTCGAAATTGCTCTGCTTGAGCCAAAGTCCATGCTCGCCCAAGTGATACCCGTGGTCGGAAAGAAACACAACGATGGTTTTGTCTCGCAGGCCCAATGCATCAATCGCCGCCAGAACCCGACCAAGCTGAGCGTCCACAAA encodes:
- a CDS encoding glycoside hydrolase family 9 protein, which codes for MFMVSLTTTPVLTVMLVGEVPVTDDPSAAVKPPFNYAEAMQKSLYFYEAQQSGRLSPNNRVTWRGDACLTDGQDLGRDLSGGWFDAGDHWTANLTMSWAALCLATSADFYPKVWKRVGQMDELLEELVHVNDYFVRCVRELGDAAEAVRDGDSMKGAFLNNCLLPRIPVYKKGVKIGGDPI